One Perognathus longimembris pacificus isolate PPM17 chromosome 2, ASM2315922v1, whole genome shotgun sequence DNA segment encodes these proteins:
- the C2H10orf95 gene encoding uncharacterized protein C10orf95 homolog, translating to MYSYGCLARWEDLWPGQQPLPYTYPAAPLRLPPIQTYRFCGQSAAPREYHRFYRAGAPLAAPPWWNFLPPYAEALGPPFSVAAGVSGRRSPPVPTWESPWPEGGSVQAELRWGRVERTRGPRLPLPAPVRRELRRVYGTYPHTDVRVTHRRGEFLLDAAPRVGEPEYRVERRLERRPQNGPDGGGPARKAGERGRRPERRGRS from the coding sequence ATGTATTCGTACGGCTGTCTGGCACGCTGGGAGGACCTCTGGCCCGGGCAACAGCCCCTTCCCTACACCTACCCGGCCGCCCCTCTGCGGCTGCCGCCCATCCAGACCTACCGCTTCTGCGGCCAGTCGGCGGCTCCCCGGGAATACCACCGCTTCTACCGCGCGGGTGCGCCCCTGGCCGCGCCGCCTTGGTGGAACTTCCTGCCGCCCTACGCTGAGGCCCTCGGCCCGCCGTTCTCCGTCGCCGCCGGCGTCTCGGGGCGGCGATCCCCGCCGGTTCCCACATGGGAGTCGCCGTGGCCGGAGGGCGGCAGCGTGCAGGCGGAACTGCGCTGGGGCCGCGTGGAACGCACCCGCGGCCCGCGCCTGCCGCTGCCCGCCCCCGTGCGCCGGGAGCTGCGGCGCGTGTACGGCACCTACCCGCACACCGACGTGCGCGTCACGCACCGCCGCGGCGAGTTCCTGCTGGACGCGGCGCCGCGCGTGGGCGAGCCCGAGTACCGCGTGGAGAGGCGCCTGGAGCGCCGGCCCCAGAACGGCCCCGACGGCGGCGGCCCCGCGCGGAAGGCCGGGGAGCGCGGCCGCCGCCCGGAGAGGAGAGGCCGGAGCTGA